TCAACCCTTGATGGAAAAGCCACGTGCTTGCGCCAACCGCAGCACAGCCCAAACCGATGATGATGTGATTGACGGTGAGCGCGATCATATTGCTTCGGATAAACATGATGAAACCCAGCAACACCAACACTCCGATGGTCACAGGAACTTCGGTTGTGGTGAAGATCTCGGGCTCGTCACCGAAACCAAGCTGCGCCAGAATCTCGGCCATGAAGTTGTCGCGGAAATCGCGGAAGGCCGTGAGCATGATGTAAACGATGATCAGCGAGGTCAAACCCCAAGCGAACTGTAAAAAGAACGCTTTCCGCTGCGCGCCTGTCATCGGGTCGCGTCTGGTGCGGAGTTCCTCGTCTTCGGCAGACGGATTCGGGACCAACGAAAGCATCCCAACGAAAAACAAAAGCGGCAGCGCGAAAATGCCACCGACAGCCGCAGGCATCCAGAAATCGGAAACACCTTCCAGCAACAGCCATTTTCCTACGCTTTTCACAAACCCCGAAGCGAAAATGAAACTGGCGCAAAGTCCCGCGCCCATCAGTTCGGTAAAGCGTCTTCCTTCCAAGAAACTGAACACCAAGCCCCAAACCATTCCGAGCGGAATTCCATTCAAGAACAAGAAAATCCATTTGAGTTTGACGGGAACCACAGCAAAGCCGAGCAGGGCGATCTCGGCAACTCCTATCAACGCCAAAATGGCCAATCCGCGGCTGTTCCGACCCATTTCGGAGACCACCTTGATACCAATGAATTTGGAAAGCGTGTAGCCCAGAACCTGCGCAATGACAATGGCCGATTTGAAGGAAAGTCCCCAGAGGTCATCGATGCCTTCGTAGCTCGCAGCCGAGAACGGTTTGCGAAAAGCGTACATGCACGAATACGTGGAAAATGCCGCGATGATAGCGTAAAGCGAAAGCACCAATCCGCTGGTTCCTGCCAACCATTTGGTGATGCTATTTCCGAGAGATTTCAAGACCGCAATTTGGGAATTCCCGCATTCGGCAAGTTTGCGGAATTGTTAAGAAAAATCACCGTGTTCAAGGTTTAAGTTTCTGCTTAGGATGACGTTTGTGATGAAATACCGAGATTATCAGAACCAACTTCCTCATCTCATCAATTCTGTAAACCACGGAATAGGGAAACTTTTTAAGAACAAACTCGTGGAAACCAGCATCAGAAACAGGCCAACGGTGCGGAGTTTTACATATCAGGTCAATCGACTGAAAAACTTCCTTTGCAAAGTTCTCAGATGCCAACTTGCTTCGGTCGCGATACCAATCGGTTGCGTCATCAAATTCATATTGCGCTCTTTCTTGAAAAACATGACCATAAGAATCGGTCATATTATTTCCTGTTGATGATTCGGTTGATCCGTTCTCGACTTTCTTCTGCAGTAAAGGCCCTTTCCGTTCCGTTCTGGTATGCTTCCCATCTTCTATTCATCTCGGCAAGGACTTCAGGATCATCCAAAACAGAAGTTTGCCTCTCTGAACCACGTATCAATTCCAAGAGCTCTTCAAGTTCCTCTTCAGGATATTGATCGATCAGATCGTGCAACTGTTTTCTGATGGCTGTCGGACTCATATTTTAAAGGTACAGAAAGCAGGTCAAATGTCGTAGCCGTCTTCGGTAAGACCAACCTCCGCCCATTCGCCATCAATAAGGATGACGCAGCTATCATAACCGACATCCAAAAGCAATTGCGCGGCCGTTTCAAACTCACCAAGAATCTCATCGGGCGTGTGGCCATCGCTATTGATCTGCACAGGAATATCCAGTTTCAAAGCTTCTTCCAAAACCCACTTGCTTGGGTAGGTCTCGTTCGCGCGTTTCTTGTACAGGCCGCGTGTGTTCACTTCCATGATGGCGTCCGACTTGGAAATGACTTCCAACGTGTTCATGACCTCCTCGCGATACCAAGCTTCATCTTCAGAGAAGAAATGCTCTTTCAGGTTCTGCATTTTGATCTTGTCGAGATGACCGATGATCTCGGGGCAATCTTCCACGACCATTTCTCGTGTGAGCTCAAAATAGCGTCTCACCGCTGCCTCCACATTTCCATCAAAGATCTCGTACAGACCTTTTTTGAAAGATTCCAACGTGCCGTCAATTTCCCAGCCTTTTCCTCCCGTAAAAGCATCCACGAAGTGAATGGAACCGACCGCGTAATCAAGTCCAGCGGTCTGCAAGAACTCGGCCGTTGGCCCCATTTTCTCTGGGATGTAATCGACCTCCATTCCGAGAAGTATCTCAATCCTGTCCTCGTATTTGCGTTTGAGGCGATAGATCTCGTTCACGTACTCATCCAGTTCATCCAGTTTCATTGCCCATTTGCAATCGAAAAACGGAATCGGTGCGTGAGATGAGAAGCCGTAGGTTGGCATTCCGAGTGCAAGCGCTTTGCGGATGTAATCCTCTGGCGCGTTGGTGCCATCACAGAAATTCGTGTGGCTGTGGTAATTCGTCCAAGACATGGATATGTGCTGAGGCGATTAAGTTATGAGGCAATGAAGTTATTAATTCGAATCAATGAACCGCACTCAAATGTGCGATTGCCATGTTTTTGTAGCGGTGCATATCTGGAAGCGGAATGTCCACTTCCTTGGCCAGTTCGTCCCAATGGCGCATGCGGATGATGGTTTTGAAAAGCGGATCTTTTTCAAAATCGGCTGCTTCCGTTTCGGTCATCACGCCACCTTGGTACTCCAAGGTCTTTTTGGACGCTTCCGAAAGCTTGCCATAGTATTCTGAATCAGCGAAACAGAGATAACGCTTGGCTTCCACGTGACTCTGTACCAATTTGGCAAGGTCTTCTGAAAAACCCCTTTCGCGAAGGAAATCGGCACCGAGTTTTTCATGCTCCATCACGCCATAACCGCCCATTTGCGGTTTTTCACCATTCATCTCGCAGAGATGACCGATGTCGTGAAACAGCGCGGCAAGGATCACTTCATCTGAGAAGCCCTCCTTCTCGGCACATTGGGCCGCTTGGCAACCGTGCTCGATCTGTGAGATGGCCTCACCAATGTAATCGGCATTTCCGAATCTGTCGAAGAGGCCGAAAACCTCATCAACACGCATTTCGATGGCTTTTTCAGGCATTTGCCAGTTGCAATTTCTCTTGGAGGTAGCCTTTCAAATGGCCAACCGTTGGCAACAATCCGTCATTATCAAGCTTGGAAAGCTCTGCTTCGGTGTGAGAACCGTTGGTCACCGCCAAACTGTAAAGACACTTTGCGTTGCGACCAGCGGCCAGATCCACAGGCGTATCGCCCACTTTCACCACTTTCTTCGAATCTTGAATTCCGAACTGCTTCATGGCTTTCTGAATCATGAACGGATGCGGTCTTCCTTTCACTACCTCATCAGAAGTGATGCTCATGTCGATGAAGGAATTTCCTGTTGAAACGTAGTCTTCATCCAACCCTTCATCCCAGCCGAGGTTCTCCAGAATAATGTCTGTCACCTCACGGTAGAAACCTGTGGTCAACGCCACTTTCACTCCGTTTTCGCGAAGCCAGTTTATCACCTCCACCGCACCTTCGGTCGGCTTGGAATCGGTGTTCTCGTAATGCGCCTCAAGCAGATCGCGGAACGTGTTGTACGATTCCTCCACCTTGTCTTCCAGGTCTGGGTGATCCTTCCCCAATTTCTCTCGCCAAAAAGTTTGGAACACCACGATCTTCGACCAACCCATCATGGCATTGATCTTATCGCGTGAAACCTTCAGACCCGTCTGCGCACAGGCCTCGTAAAAACAATCTTCGATCTCGCCATTGTCAACGATCGTTGTCCCAGCCATATCGAATACTACAAGAGAAATCTTATCAGAAAGCATGCTTTGAATTTTGGTGCGAAAATATCCTTGTTCCGATCACTTATGCAAATCGAAAGGATTAACTCGCAATTAAATCAGGCTCTGAGGTAAAAATCCTCGCCCATTCCGAACATTTCCTTGATCTCGACCTTCTCACCATCACGATTTTTAATAAAACCATTGAAGAATCCGTACGGCCCTTGGTATTTGCTTCGGATGATCAGCGCATTCACATCCACGGCCGTGTGAATGACAGGTCGGAATTCGAGATCGACCTTGCCGTAGTTGTCTTTCACGTACCAGGTTCCTTTGTAGCCGTCAGGGCGAGTTACACGAATCGGTGGCAGCACGCTCAACTTTCCATCGTGCCAAAGGCAGTTCTCGTTGTTCTTTTCGTGGTCAAAGATCTGATTGTCGGTACAGTTGAATCCGATAAGTTTCCCTTCAGCATCGCGCCCCATTCCAGTTACCCAATCATAAACCGTTGGATATGGATAATAACCTTTGTGATCATCAATGATCAGCTGACTGAGTTTTTCAGGGAACGGAATCACATCATTTCCGAACTGAATGCTTCCCGAAACGGGCATCAGACATTTGTGCGAATACATGGCGCGTTTTTCGGAAAACGGCATGCAGACAACCATCGGTTCATAGCGCTTCGCGTCATGGTTTCCCTTGAATTTGGCCTCCACATTCGGTAAACCTTTCATGTTTTTGATGGATGCGGTGAGTTCCAGCAGATTCTTGTTGAGATCGTGCTTCGCGTGAAGCGAAAAGTTCTTGCTCTTGTAGCTCGATTCCGTTCCATACAGACCCGTTGCGACATCAATCGACCATGGAGCAACTTTCTTCTCGTAGCGGTATTTTTTGTTGTTGAGGATGTCGTAAACGATGAACTGCACCAGCGAGATCTTCTTGGCATTGTAGATGGCCACCATCACGAAGTGTGTTCCATTGCTGATCTGAAACGCCTGCCATTCGCGCAGTTGCATCCATTTGAACAGGCGCGGCAGCGGCAGTTTGTACGGCCGCTCCGCATCGATCAAATTCGGGTTTGCGATCGGTCCATCAAACGATGCATACTGGAACTTTCCGTTCTCAAACAGTTGTGCTGGCGCAGGCTGCAATGGCCGCTTGTAGGTTTTGCTGCTCATGCTACGAATGTAGGATGAAATGCCGCGTATGGTTCAGGCGGTCTTGGCAATTCCCGATAAGTAAACCTGTAGTGAGACACTTCGCGGAATGGCAGCTTTCCGTCTAATGGCCGTCCTGTGCTTTTCAACCGCTTTCAAAGAAATTCCACTACGCTCCGATATTTCCTTGCTTGTCCAGCCGTGGGCGATCATTCCGCAGGTACGCAACTCGGAAGGAGTGAGTGAAGGATGATTTTGGGCGATCCTACTCTGTACAAGGGTATCTGAGTTTTGATTGGTCGTTGACTTCCGTGCTGCTCGGATCAAACGACTGAAACGCCCTTTGGCATTGGGCGGAACTTTATCCAACATTTCATCCAAAAGCACATCATAGTTGGCCAACCTGTTCAGAAGAAGCTCCTTTTCGTTGGAGGTCGTTTCAAGGATCTCTTCCAGTTCAGCGGTCTTTCTGATCAATTTCTCATCCTTCTCGCGCAAGCGTTCCATGTGATAGATCGCTTCCCACTCGGCCAATTTGGTAACGCTCTGCTCGTTCAGGTGCTTCTGGCGCAGCTCGGCCATTTGTTCATGATGTTCCAAGGCCGAGGCCAGATCGCCCATGGCCTTGTAAGCCCGATAGAATCCACTGTGCAGGTCTATCCGCTGGCTGTAGTCGGTCGATTTCGCATCCATCAACTGATATGCCGTGTTCAGGCTGGATATTGATTCGTTCCACATATTGGCATCGGCATGAATGCGAGACATGGTGAGGTGCAGATTGATCTGAATGGGCGCGGGCAGATCGGTGGCTTCGGCAATGGCCTCGTTCATTTGATCGCGCGCTTCCTCCAATCGCTTCATTTGTCGCAATGTGTCGGCCCTGCCTCCAAGTGCCTGCACCCAAAGCGGCATTCCTCCCGCCTTTTTCAGGTATTCGGAACCTTCGGCCCAACGTAGAAGTGCCTTCGAATGGTCCCCCAGCTGCGATTGCAACATGGCAATGTTGGAGAGAATGATCCCCGCATGGAAATCGCCACCTACCGAAAGTCGCGCGTTGAGCGATTCTTCAAAGATCTCCAGGGCCTCTTTCTTCCTTCCAAGCTCGGCAAGTGCTGCGCCAATGGACATTCTGATGTTGGACAGTGCGCCCAGATCGTTCGTAACGGTGATGACCTTTTCGGCCTTGCGGTAACTTTCCAAGGCCAAGTTTCCGTTGCCCAACCGCTGGTAGGCCATGCCCATGGTGGCCAGGGTCCACGCCCGAAGTTTTTCAAACCCTGAATCGTTCATCAATTCCAACAATTGATGCCCCACCTCTATCAGTTCGGGAAACTGGCTTTTCTGATAGTGATGGTAGCATTGCTGGTGGTAATATCTCACCCGAACTTTGATGGGGGTGTTCTGGTCAATGCGATCGCCCACAAATGCAATGTGCTGCTCGGCCGTGTCGAGCTCCATTTTGAAATTGGCCCCTTGGGCAAGTGTAAGCCTTGCCAAAAGAATCTGGTCTTTATTTTTTGCCTTTTCAGCCAGCTCCAATGCTTGCAGGGCCAGTTCTTCAGCCTTCTTACGGTCCGTCTCGCGAAAGCTCCAAGCGGTATCGTTCAGTTCACTCAGTTCATCTGTCTTTGACATAAGGCTAAATGTATGCTATCCCATTCTTGTTCACAGAAAAAAAAGTCCCGAACCACGTTTGGGTTCGGGACTTAAAACATTACGCAACGTCTCTAACTTACTTCACCATCAGCTTGTTCATGCTCAAAGGCACTGCCTTGGCATTGCGAACAACCATGGTGTACATTCCCGCAGTCAAATTGCTTGGGATTGCAACGCGGGCGATCCGAGAACTATTTGAAACGGAACTTGAAAACACTTGCCGTCCAGCAAGGTCTACCAACTCAATCGTAACTGCATCATTGTGATCGGACAGATCGATGTTCAGAACATCTCCGCCAATTACTGGGTTCGGATAGCTCTTCAACGCGTTGAAAGAAAGCTCATCTCCGACAGAATTTGCGAGAGCCGCAGCAGATGGTCGGTAATAAACGGATGATATGGCTCCCTGCGCATCAAGGTTGATGTTCAACACAGTTGTAGGAAAATCCGTAACATAGAACACGTAGAAGTCAGGGTCGTTTCTTACGCTTCCCTGGGTTAGTCCGAATGCTGTTAATAGCGGTGCCGGGGCCAACTGCCCGCCAAGGAAAAAGCTGTCCAGTACGGTGCGTCCATCAACCTTCAGCAAGAGCGCGTCCAAACTGCCTGAAGGATTTCCGTTCTCATCAGGAATCATCAGGGTTCCTTCTCCTACCACCGTGCGGGTCTGTGTGTAGGTTCGTTTTTGAAGACCCGGTGCGTTGGTAAGGTTGTTTGCAGCCACGGTCAGGTTGAACTGGGTGCTCTCTGTGTAGCTTTCAGTCCAAGTAGATTGGTAAGACATTGGAAACTTCAGCGTATTCAAACGTCCATCGAATTCCTGCACCTGATCGGGAAAATTGAGTGCATCGTTCGCTCCACCTGTAAATGCCGTGATGGAATAGGTCGTGTCCATCAGCACGCGCCCCTGAGAATACCAGCCGTTGGCATCAACTGCTTCGTAAACACGTGACTCATAATCGAACACCTGAAATGTCAGCAATTGCTCCCTATAGTTCAAGGCGGTAGGATAATCCGGGTCGCCAGAGGCATCCATCCAATCGGTCTCAAAGGTTGCAATGGTTGTCAATGCAGAATAGTCCCAGGTCTGGCCTGTTCCTTCAGTAGGCATTGCAACCCCCGACACGGACGCCTTGAAACCGATGTCCGTATAACCGGCTGGTCGCGGAAAATTGCTCTGACCGATGGTCACCTGCGCCAACATTGGCAAGGTCAGTAAACACAGAATTGAAGTAAGGGTTGTTCTCATGATTTAATGGTTTTAGTTTGTTGCCGTAAATTTAAGTGCCCCATACACTATCAAACCCCTACTTAAACCCTACTCACTCATCTTTTCCGTATTGGCAGATGTGAAACCGAAAAACATAACGGTCATTTTCCGAGTCTGCAACGCGGTTTGCCAACCCGAAAGCAATTATCCCGTATTCTTACGGCATTGTTCATGAATTGCTTATGAGAAACTTCTTTTTGGTCATAGTCACTTTGGCCGCTTACGCATACCCAACCTTTTCTCAGAACTTTCAAGGTGCGCAGGCACAGAAAGTGATCACAGGAAGTGAATCGGTTCACATTGACCAGCGCTCTGGAAATGTGGAGTTTGTCCGTTTCCACGAGAAGGCAAGATTCCCAATGTCGAATTTTCCAGCATGGGCCAAGAAAGCCTTGGAATTGACTGGTTTGGAGCTTCGCGAAGTGAGAACCGAAGTGGATAAACTGGGAATGCAGCACGTGCGCTATCAGGTTGTGCAGAACGGAATTCCTGTTTTCGGAGCGTTCATCTACGCCCATGGCGAAAATGACATCATTACTTCGTTCAACGGTCGATATCCGAAGCAGATCTCAACATCAACAAATAGCATTTCAGAAGCTGCCGCGCTCGAAGCGGCCAAGCAACACATTGGTGCAGAAACCTACAAATGGGAGCTTCCTGCCGAGGAAACGCATCTGAAGTGGGAAACAGGAAATTCGTCCGCAACCTATTTCCCGCAAGGAGAATTGGTTTACATCAACCCTGAATTCGATTTCTCGAAACCTGCCGATTTCAGACTTGCCTACAAATTCGACATCTACGCACAGAAACCGCTTTACCGCGCAGAGGTTTTCGTGGATGCCCAAACAGGTGAAGTGCTGTTTGAGAACAGCCGCATCCATGTGGCCGATGCAACAGGTACTGCCCACACGGGTTATGTGGGAACGCAGACCATCATCACCGACAGCTACAATGGCGGTTACCGTCTGCGCGAAAGTGGGCGTGGTGGCGGCATCCGCACCTTCAATATGAACTCTGGCACCAGCTATGGGAATGCGGTGGATTTCACAGATTCGGACAACAACTGGAACAACGTGAACGGCAATTTGGACCAGTATGCCACCGATGCACATTGGGGTGCCGAAATGACCTACGATTATTACCTGAACGAGCATGGCCGCAACAGCATTGACAATGCCAACATGCAGATCAACAGCTACGTGCATTACGATCAGGCTTACGACAATGCATTTTGGGATGGGCAGCGCATGAACTACGGTGATGGGAACGGCCAACCACTGACCGCGCTCGATGTCTGCGGCCACGAAATGACGCATGGCGTAACCGAGAATACGGCAGGACTTATCTATCAGGATGAGTCTGGCGCTTTGAACGAGTCCTTTTCGGATGTTTTCGGAACTTCCGTGGAATGGATACAGAATCCGTCATCGGGAGACTGGTTGATCGGTGAGGACCTGGGTACCTTCCGTTCCATGAGCAATCCGCCAGCTTATGGCGACCCAGACACTTACAACGGAACCAATTGGGCCACAGGCACGGCCGATAATGGCGGGGTGCATACCAACAGTGGCGTTCAGAACAAGTGGTATTACATTTTGGTGGAAGGCGAAAGCGGCACCAACGATATCGGCAATTCGTACAGCGTTACCGGCATTGGGTTGGCGGATGCACAGGCCATTGCCTATCGCAGTTTGACCGTTTACCTCGGTCCAAGCTCAGAATATGCCGATGCGCGTTTTTATTCCATTCAAGCAGCCGTTGATCTTTTCGGAGGTTGCTCGCCACAGGTCATCGCCACCACGAATGCATGGTATGCGGTCGGTGTCGGCAATGCGTTCGATGCCACGGTTGTGAGCGATTTTGCCGCTTCGGTCACCTCCAACTGCCAAGCGCCTATCACCGTCAACTTCACAAATTTCAGTGCCAATGGTGCTGTTTACACCTGGGATTTCGGTGATGGAAATACCAGCAACGATGTCAATCCATCGCACACATATTCCAGCAATGGCGTTTATACAGTTTCCCTTTCGGTGGATGGTGGCAACTGCGGAACGGATGACCTTACCCTGACGAACTACATCAGCATCGACCCGAACAATCCGTGCGTGGCGTTGATGCCTGATGACGGAAGCCAAACGCTTACGTGGTGTACAGGAACGCTGTATGATGATGGCGGCCCGAATGAGAACTATCAGGACAACAATAGTGTGATCACGACCATTTCGCCCGTTGGAGCCACTTCGGTAACGCTCAATTTCAGTTCCTTCTCCTTCGAATCAGGCTATGATTATCTGTATGTGTATGATGGCCCGACCACGAACAGTCCGCTGATCGGGCAATATGACGGCAATACGCTGCCAAATGGCGGAACCATCTCATCCACAGGAGGAGACATCACTCTCCGACAATTTTCTGACACGTACGTGAACGAATCTGGTTTTGCACTTACGTGGGAGTGTACGCAACCGAACTCGCCACCGACTGCCAATTTTGCTTCTTCCATTCAGGTGACGTGCAATGGCGAAGTGAGTTTCACCGACCAGTCCATAAATGGAGCAACTTCGTGGATGTGGGATTTTGGTGACGGAAATACTTCCACCGACCAGAATCCATCGCACACCTACCAGAATGAAGGAACCTACACCGTTTCGCTTACAGCCACAAACGGTTTCGGAAGCGATGCCGTTTCGTACAATAATCTTATTGTGGTAGATCGTCCCGATGGCCCAGATGCATCAGGCGATTCGCGCTGCGATGCGGGTTCGCTGGCTCTTTCAGCTTCTGGTTCGGGGACATTGAAATGGTACGACCAACCAACTGGTGGCACACAGGTTGGTACTGGAAGCACGTTCAATACACCAAGCCTGAACTCTACCACCACGTACTACGTGGAAAATGAGGTCACTCCCACGACCTACAACATCGGCCCAACCGATAATTCGTTCGGTGGAGGAGGCAGTTTCAACGGAACGCAGAGTCTGATCTTTGATGCTTACGAAGCGTTCACCCTGAAAACCGTGAAAGTGTACGCAAATGGGGCTGGCAACCGAACCATCGAACTCAGAAACAGCAACGGAACCGTACTTCAATCGGCCACGGTAAACATTCCTGATGGAACCCAGACTGTGACCCTGAACTTCAACGTTCAGCCAGGCACAGGCTACCAACTGGGAGCGTTGGCCAATGCCGATCTCTACCGAAATAGTTCTGGGCCGAGTTATCCATACACGGTTGCGAATGTCGCTTCTATCACCAACAGCAGTGCGGGAACGGATTACTACTACTCCTTCTACGATTGGACCATTGAAACTCCTGGCTGCATCAGCGATAGAACGGCTGTTGTGGCAGAGGTTACGGCCGCTCCAATTGGACAGGACGCCAGCCGCTGCGGTTCAGGCTCGGTAGATCTTGGCGCAACTGGAAGTGGAACGCTGAACTGGTTTGATGCCCCAACGGGTGGAAATCAGGTGAACACAGGGACGAGTTTCACTACGGCAAGTCTCAACCAAACGACCTCCTATTATGTGGAAAGTGAGATCATTCCCGCACCTTTGAGCGGTGGTCCTACCAACAACAACTTCGGAACGGGCGGCAACTTCAATAACGTTCAGTCTTTGCTGTTCGATTGTTTCGAGCAGGTTACGTTGGTTTCTGTTCGTGTGTATGCGCAAGGAGCAGGGAACCGAACAATAGAGTTGCGCGACAATGGAGGAACCGTCATCCAAAGTACCACGGTCAATATTCCTGATGGAGAAAGTGTGGTACCGCTGAACTTTACGCTGCCTGTTGGAACCGACCTTCAGTTAGGCACCTCGGCAGGGCCGAATCTTTACCGAAACAATTCGGGGCCGAGTTATCCGTATGATGTGCCTGGCGTGCTTTCCATCACTTCCAGCACGGCTGGAGCCGACTACTATTATTTCTTCTACGATTGGGTGATACAGCAAGACGGTTGCACCACGGGCCGAACGGAAGTTGTGGCCACCGTCAACGAACTCCCGAATTCGGCCATTTCGGGGAACACGACCATCTGTGAGGGATCTTCCACCACGCTTACGGCTACTGGTGGTGACAGCTACGCTTGGAACACGGGTGCCATTACGGAAGAGATCACCGTGACACCGAACCAGACCTCTACTTACCAAGTGGAAGTAACGGATGCAAACGGCTGTTCTTCTTCCCAACAGGTGAATGTGACCGTGAATCCACTTCCATCGCAACCGAGCATCAGCGTAAACGGTTCGCTGCTCGAATCTTCTTCAGGAGCGGGCTATCAGTGGTACCTGAACGGAAACCCGATTGCGAACGCAACAGATGCGACCTATGGACCTACTCAAACGGGCGATTATATGGTGGAAGTATTTGATGCGAACGGCTGCTCTTCCCTTTCGGACCCTTACAACTGGATCACGGTTGGAATTACCGAGAACGAACTCGGCCTGAACATCTATCCTGTTCCGTTTTCGAGCGAACTCAACATCCGAGGCACTCAGAACATGGAACAGATAACCGTGATGGACATCAGCGGCCGAATTGTTTTCAGCCACGCACCGAATCAGCCATCGGCCGTTATCCCAACCGCAAATTGGGCCAATGGCACGTACCTCATCGCCATCCATCTTGGCGAGAAGGTCGTTCAGCAAAGAATCGTAAAGTCTGAATAACCCGTTATTGGATCATTTCAGAAGTTGTTCTGCCTTTTCGATCTGCGCAGCATCGCCATGCAGCATCAGAAGGAATTTACCTTCCTCCAAATGCTCGTGGTATTGCACCACATGGTCTTTCTTGATGCCCAATGAAGTGAGCACCGTGGCGATTCCGCCACCAAGAAGACCGATGTCGAAACCTGCAATGGTGCCGATGACCGCTCCTGCGCCATAAAGAATACCGAATCCAGGAATGGCAAACACGCCCATGCCTGTAAGTAGGCCGACTATTGCCCCAGCTCCAGCTCCCAGAAACGCGGGGGCGTCCTTGATCGGCTCAGTCGAGCGCATGTGAATATGGTCATCAACCAATTCGGCCTTTCCGATAACGGAAACGGCCTTGGCATCGAAACCATTATCGATAAGCTTTCCTGCCG
This region of Flavobacteriales bacterium genomic DNA includes:
- a CDS encoding tetratricopeptide repeat protein, whose product is MSKTDELSELNDTAWSFRETDRKKAEELALQALELAEKAKNKDQILLARLTLAQGANFKMELDTAEQHIAFVGDRIDQNTPIKVRVRYYHQQCYHHYQKSQFPELIEVGHQLLELMNDSGFEKLRAWTLATMGMAYQRLGNGNLALESYRKAEKVITVTNDLGALSNIRMSIGAALAELGRKKEALEIFEESLNARLSVGGDFHAGIILSNIAMLQSQLGDHSKALLRWAEGSEYLKKAGGMPLWVQALGGRADTLRQMKRLEEARDQMNEAIAEATDLPAPIQINLHLTMSRIHADANMWNESISSLNTAYQLMDAKSTDYSQRIDLHSGFYRAYKAMGDLASALEHHEQMAELRQKHLNEQSVTKLAEWEAIYHMERLREKDEKLIRKTAELEEILETTSNEKELLLNRLANYDVLLDEMLDKVPPNAKGRFSRLIRAARKSTTNQNSDTLVQSRIAQNHPSLTPSELRTCGMIAHGWTSKEISERSGISLKAVEKHRTAIRRKAAIPRSVSLQVYLSGIAKTA
- a CDS encoding T9SS type A sorting domain-containing protein — its product is MRTTLTSILCLLTLPMLAQVTIGQSNFPRPAGYTDIGFKASVSGVAMPTEGTGQTWDYSALTTIATFETDWMDASGDPDYPTALNYREQLLTFQVFDYESRVYEAVDANGWYSQGRVLMDTTYSITAFTGGANDALNFPDQVQEFDGRLNTLKFPMSYQSTWTESYTESTQFNLTVAANNLTNAPGLQKRTYTQTRTVVGEGTLMIPDENGNPSGSLDALLLKVDGRTVLDSFFLGGQLAPAPLLTAFGLTQGSVRNDPDFYVFYVTDFPTTVLNINLDAQGAISSVYYRPSAAALANSVGDELSFNALKSYPNPVIGGDVLNIDLSDHNDAVTIELVDLAGRQVFSSSVSNSSRIARVAIPSNLTAGMYTMVVRNAKAVPLSMNKLMVK
- a CDS encoding HDIG domain-containing protein, with the translated sequence MRVDEVFGLFDRFGNADYIGEAISQIEHGCQAAQCAEKEGFSDEVILAALFHDIGHLCEMNGEKPQMGGYGVMEHEKLGADFLRERGFSEDLAKLVQSHVEAKRYLCFADSEYYGKLSEASKKTLEYQGGVMTETEAADFEKDPLFKTIIRMRHWDELAKEVDIPLPDMHRYKNMAIAHLSAVH
- a CDS encoding DUF2804 family protein; translated protein: MSSKTYKRPLQPAPAQLFENGKFQYASFDGPIANPNLIDAERPYKLPLPRLFKWMQLREWQAFQISNGTHFVMVAIYNAKKISLVQFIVYDILNNKKYRYEKKVAPWSIDVATGLYGTESSYKSKNFSLHAKHDLNKNLLELTASIKNMKGLPNVEAKFKGNHDAKRYEPMVVCMPFSEKRAMYSHKCLMPVSGSIQFGNDVIPFPEKLSQLIIDDHKGYYPYPTVYDWVTGMGRDAEGKLIGFNCTDNQIFDHEKNNENCLWHDGKLSVLPPIRVTRPDGYKGTWYVKDNYGKVDLEFRPVIHTAVDVNALIIRSKYQGPYGFFNGFIKNRDGEKVEIKEMFGMGEDFYLRA
- the hisJ gene encoding histidinol-phosphatase HisJ gives rise to the protein MSWTNYHSHTNFCDGTNAPEDYIRKALALGMPTYGFSSHAPIPFFDCKWAMKLDELDEYVNEIYRLKRKYEDRIEILLGMEVDYIPEKMGPTAEFLQTAGLDYAVGSIHFVDAFTGGKGWEIDGTLESFKKGLYEIFDGNVEAAVRRYFELTREMVVEDCPEIIGHLDKIKMQNLKEHFFSEDEAWYREEVMNTLEVISKSDAIMEVNTRGLYKKRANETYPSKWVLEEALKLDIPVQINSDGHTPDEILGEFETAAQLLLDVGYDSCVILIDGEWAEVGLTEDGYDI
- a CDS encoding HAD hydrolase-like protein produces the protein MLSDKISLVVFDMAGTTIVDNGEIEDCFYEACAQTGLKVSRDKINAMMGWSKIVVFQTFWREKLGKDHPDLEDKVEESYNTFRDLLEAHYENTDSKPTEGAVEVINWLRENGVKVALTTGFYREVTDIILENLGWDEGLDEDYVSTGNSFIDMSITSDEVVKGRPHPFMIQKAMKQFGIQDSKKVVKVGDTPVDLAAGRNAKCLYSLAVTNGSHTEAELSKLDNDGLLPTVGHLKGYLQEKLQLANA